From the Dysgonomonadaceae bacterium PH5-43 genome, the window TTTCCACGTCCGGTATAGTTATCGTCTTGGGTTAAAGCCACATACTCTATTTGAGCAAGCGAAGGTGTAACTAACAATATTAATAAAATAGTTGTTACAAAAAGTTTTAATTTAATCGTCATAATAATTATTGTTTGTTGTTTAAATAAATTCGTATATCCAAATAAATACACATATATATATTAATGCTGGAAGCATATTAAGTATCTTAAGTTTTTTTATTTCAAGAATATTAAAAGCGAGACCTATAAGTAGTATTCCGCCCACAACGGTAATTTCGTTTATGTAAACCTCCGAAATATCTTTTCCTATAAATTGCGCAACAAGAGTTATTCCTCCTTGATATATTAATAAAGGTATAACTGAAAATAAAACTCCTACTCCTAAAGCCGATGTTAATAACAGAGACGAAAAACCGTCCATTAATGATTTCGCTTTCAACAAATCAGATATTTCGCCAGTAAGCCCCTCTTCTACTGGACCTATTATCGACATCGACCCCATACAAAAAAGTAAAAAGGCAGTAACCATACCTTCTGTAAAATTACTATTTCCAAACTTAAGTTTCGTTTTGATATAATCTCCAAAGTTATTCATTCTGGTTTCAAGCTTCAAAAACTCACCCGTAAGTCCACCTGCTATTAAAGCAAAAACAACTAACAAAGGGAGATTTATCTTAAGAGCCATTTGAACTCCAAGCACCAATGTAAACAAACCCACTGCCTGAAAATAAATAGTATTATACTTTTCAGGGAGTTCTTTTTTCAGCATTAAACCTAAAGAACTTCCGACAATTACAGCACCAGCGTTAA encodes:
- a CDS encoding putative membrane protein YqgA involved in biofilm formation (product_source=COG1811; cog=COG1811; ko=KO:K07150; pfam=PF04474; transmembrane_helix_parts=Outside_1_3,TMhelix_4_21,Inside_22_41,TMhelix_42_64,Outside_65_95,TMhelix_96_118,Inside_119_138,TMhelix_139_161,Outside_162_180,TMhelix_181_203,Inside_204_207,TMhelix_208_225,Outside_226_228), encoding MLGTLINAGAVIVGSSLGLMLKKELPEKYNTIYFQAVGLFTLVLGVQMALKINLPLLVVFALIAGGLTGEFLKLETRMNNFGDYIKTKLKFGNSNFTEGMVTAFLLFCMGSMSIIGPVEEGLTGEISDLLKAKSLMDGFSSLLLTSALGVGVLFSVIPLLIYQGGITLVAQFIGKDISEVYINEITVVGGILLIGLAFNILEIKKLKILNMLPALIYICVFIWIYEFI